From a region of the Panicum virgatum strain AP13 chromosome 2K, P.virgatum_v5, whole genome shotgun sequence genome:
- the LOC120667961 gene encoding NAC domain-containing protein 89-like, with the protein MAAAAEIPDEVVPPTFRFRPTQRELIEFYLLPRARGQDPFPGVIIEDDAAGSSLPWDLFARHGLGSEDEAYFLARTGEARKPGARQDRACDGGVGAWKMQSSADKDLRVGGERILCRRSNLSLHMGKGKSGGSVGWVMHEYTIAAPPCPSPVKICHIAFTGHGRKRKRVPDGQEDCAGEHASRRARVEAAAAGGRSSGEMQMLGPDSGEVVVVHASADQERSQLVLTDDDMFPQSPLLGSSDFLDFPSAASANAEQYQELEQQVPSTEEEQVPSTAEEEQQMPQLMVQQSGMAEQLSAGELEFWSSIVVDVQSTNCAEQEFWSSNGVDSNSVVPGMGDMAADDQDQQEFWSSFMSDVESNCTVPDMAAGALGGDLWGAYCITC; encoded by the coding sequence atggcggcggcggccgagatccCGGATGAGGTCGTTCCGCCCACCTTCAGGTTCCGGCCGACGCAGCGTGAGCTCATCGAGTTCTACCTCctcccgcgcgcccgcggccaggaTCCATTCCCCGGCGTCATCATCGAGGACGACGCGGCGGGGAGTTCGCTGCCCTGGGACCTCTTCGCGCGCCACGGCCTGGGGAGCGAGGACGAGGCCTACTTCCTCGCGCGCACCGGCGAGGCCAGGAAGCCCGGCGCCCGCCAGGACCGCGcctgcgacggcggcgtcggggcGTGGAAGATGCAGAGCAGCGCCGACAAGGACctgcgcgtcggcggcgagaggaTCCTCTGCCGCAGGAGCAACCTCAGCCTGCACATGGGCAAAGGCAagagcggcggcagcgtgggGTGGGTGATGCACGAGTACACcatcgccgcgccgccatgccCGTCGCCCGTCAAGATCTGCCACATCGCCTTCACCGGCCACGGCAGGAAGCGGAAGCGCGTGCCGGATGGCCAAGAAGACTGCGCCGGTGAACACGCGTcccggcgcgcgcgcgtcgaggccgcggccgccggtggCCGTTCTTCTGGGGAGATGCAGATGCTCGGTCCTGACTCcggcgaggtggtggtggtgcacgCTTCTGCAGATCAAGAACGCTCGCAGCTTGTCCTGACCGACGACGACATGTTCCCTCAGAGTCCTCTTCTCGGAAGCAGCGATTTTCTGGACTTCCCGTCCGCAGCGTCAGCCAATGCAGAGCAGTACCAAGAGTTGGAGCAGCAGGTGCCGAGTACAGAGGAGGAGCAGGTGCCGAGTAcagcggaggaggagcagcagatGCCACAGCTGATGGTCCAACAATCTGGCATGGCGGAGCAGCTTTCTGCAGGGGAACTGGAGTTCTGGAGCTCGATAGTGGTCGATGTTCAAAGCACTAACTGTGCTGAGCAGGAGTTCTGGAGCTCCAACGGGGTCGACAGCAACAGCGTGGTCCCAGGCATGGGCGACATGGCAGCAGACGACCAAGACCAGCAGGAGTTCTGGAGTTCATTCATGTCTGATGTTGAGAGCAACTGCACGGTGCCAGACATGGCCGCCGGAGCGCTCGGCGGCGATCTCTGGGGAGCCTACTGCATCACTTGCTAG